The Mucilaginibacter terrenus genome has a segment encoding these proteins:
- a CDS encoding amidophosphoribosyltransferase: MSDQIKHECGVAFIRLLKPLSYYQKKYGTALYGLNKLYLLMEKQHNRGQDGAGVATIKLDIEPGKRYISRHRSMASNAVADIFEYIQKKFAEIQKETPEKMADTEWLKEHISFTGEVLLGHLRYGTHGKNSIESCHPFLRQNNWMTRNLVIAGNFNMTNVDELLQQLYDLGQHPKEKADTVTVLEKMGHFIDTEVQGLFDQYKREGLDDNAEISKLIANDMDVAKILRKSAKNWDGGYTIAGILGHGDAFVMRDPAGIRPAFYYANDEIVVAASERPAIQTAFNIPIGEVKEIRPGHALIVKKNGKVTEEEFSEPKEKKACSFERIYFSRGSDASIYRERKQLGRLLCPQILNAVDNDIKNTVFSYIPNTAEVAFYGMVEGVHKYIKQYQHDKLIAGNGKLSDEELKEILYLAPRVEKIAIKDVKLRTFITQDADRSEMVAHVYDTTYGLIKNDLDTLVVLDDSIVRGTTLKQSILKILDRLGPKKVVVVSSAPQIRYPDCYGIDMSRMGEFVAFEAAISLLKDAGKDDVILDVYQKCKDSSKLPKEQVVNYVKAIYEPFTDQEISDRIAQIITPKNIKCEVQVLYQTLDNLHKACPDHLGDWYFSGDYPTPGGNKVVNRAFVNWMEGKNQRAYM, encoded by the coding sequence ATGAGCGATCAGATTAAACATGAATGCGGCGTTGCATTCATCAGACTGTTAAAGCCGCTATCTTATTACCAGAAAAAGTATGGCACAGCGCTGTACGGCTTAAATAAACTTTATCTTTTAATGGAAAAACAGCACAACCGCGGGCAAGACGGCGCGGGCGTTGCTACCATTAAATTGGATATTGAACCGGGCAAAAGGTACATCAGCAGGCACCGATCCATGGCGTCAAACGCGGTGGCGGATATTTTTGAGTATATCCAGAAGAAATTCGCGGAGATACAAAAGGAGACGCCTGAAAAGATGGCCGATACCGAATGGCTCAAAGAACACATAAGCTTTACCGGCGAAGTTCTGTTGGGCCATTTGCGTTATGGTACACACGGTAAGAACAGTATTGAGAGCTGCCACCCGTTCCTACGCCAGAACAACTGGATGACCCGTAACCTGGTTATTGCCGGTAACTTCAACATGACCAATGTTGATGAATTACTGCAACAGCTCTACGATCTCGGACAGCATCCTAAAGAAAAAGCTGATACCGTAACTGTACTGGAGAAAATGGGCCACTTCATTGATACCGAAGTTCAGGGTCTGTTTGATCAGTACAAGCGTGAAGGGCTTGATGATAACGCGGAGATAAGCAAGCTGATAGCCAACGATATGGACGTAGCCAAGATCTTGCGCAAATCTGCCAAGAACTGGGACGGTGGCTACACCATAGCAGGTATATTAGGACATGGTGACGCGTTTGTTATGCGAGACCCAGCAGGTATACGCCCTGCATTTTACTATGCTAATGACGAGATAGTTGTTGCCGCTTCCGAGCGCCCTGCTATCCAGACTGCCTTTAACATCCCGATAGGGGAAGTAAAGGAGATACGCCCTGGCCATGCCCTTATTGTTAAAAAGAACGGCAAAGTTACCGAGGAAGAATTTAGCGAACCTAAAGAGAAAAAAGCATGCTCTTTCGAGCGCATCTATTTCTCCCGTGGCAGCGATGCATCTATCTACCGCGAACGTAAACAGCTGGGCAGGTTGCTTTGCCCACAGATATTGAACGCTGTTGATAATGATATTAAGAACACCGTATTCTCCTATATCCCCAACACCGCCGAAGTTGCTTTTTACGGCATGGTGGAAGGTGTGCACAAGTACATCAAGCAATATCAGCACGACAAGCTTATAGCCGGTAACGGTAAGCTGAGCGACGAGGAGCTAAAGGAGATCTTATACCTGGCACCGCGCGTAGAGAAGATTGCCATTAAGGATGTAAAGCTTCGTACTTTTATTACACAGGATGCCGACCGCAGCGAGATGGTTGCCCACGTGTACGATACCACTTATGGCCTGATCAAAAACGACCTGGATACCCTTGTGGTACTTGACGACTCCATTGTACGAGGCACTACATTAAAACAAAGCATCCTGAAGATACTTGACCGCCTTGGTCCTAAGAAAGTAGTTGTGGTATCGTCTGCTCCGCAGATACGCTACCCGGATTGTTACGGCATTGATATGTCGCGCATGGGTGAGTTTGTGGCCTTTGAAGCTGCTATCAGCTTACTTAAGGATGCCGGTAAGGACGATGTGATACTGGATGTTTACCAGAAATGTAAGGACAGTTCTAAACTGCCTAAGGAACAGGTGGTGAACTATGTGAAAGCTATTTATGAGCCATTTACTGATCAGGAGATATCTGACCGTATAGCACAGATCATCACTCCTAAGAACATTAAATGCGAAGTACAGGTGCTTTATCAAACCCTTGATAACCTGCACAAAGCCTGCCCTGATCACTTGGGCGACTGGTACTTTAGCGGCGATTACCCTACACCGGGCGGCAACAAGGTTGTGAACCGCGCTTTTGTTAACTGGATGGAAGGCAAGAACCAACGGGCTTACATGTAA
- a CDS encoding sugar phosphate isomerase/epimerase family protein, which yields MKKSVLVASALSLFIAVNTFAQKKAKPLFTMPIGVQSYTYRATLATNTEAVLDSVKALGITEMEGPNPKGVDPYKFKKLLNQRGISMPSIGVDYDMLVKDPMEVVRLAGILNASYVMVAWIPHGKTFNIADAEKAVNDFNKAGRILKANSITLCYHNHGYEFGDYQDGTLFDYIVKNTNSKYVSFELDMLWAFHGGADPAKLLYKYPKRWKMMHLKDIRKGIANDLTGGTDIKNDVALGTGQINVPEVIKAAKAVGIKHYFIEDESPDHAKQIPQTIKYLKSL from the coding sequence ATGAAGAAATCCGTTCTTGTTGCATCGGCATTGTCGCTGTTTATAGCTGTAAATACATTTGCTCAAAAGAAGGCTAAACCGCTTTTTACCATGCCTATAGGCGTACAATCTTATACGTATCGGGCCACCCTCGCCACCAATACTGAGGCGGTGCTTGACAGTGTGAAAGCGCTCGGCATTACTGAAATGGAAGGGCCAAACCCCAAAGGAGTTGATCCTTATAAGTTTAAAAAGCTACTTAATCAACGTGGGATCAGCATGCCATCTATTGGTGTTGATTACGACATGCTGGTGAAAGATCCGATGGAAGTGGTGCGTCTGGCAGGAATTCTCAACGCCAGCTATGTTATGGTTGCCTGGATACCCCACGGTAAAACGTTTAACATTGCAGATGCTGAAAAAGCAGTAAACGATTTCAACAAAGCAGGACGTATTTTAAAAGCGAACAGTATTACGCTTTGCTATCATAACCACGGCTACGAGTTTGGAGACTACCAGGACGGCACACTATTCGACTATATCGTTAAGAATACCAATTCAAAATACGTTTCCTTCGAACTGGATATGTTATGGGCTTTCCACGGCGGTGCAGACCCTGCTAAGCTGTTGTATAAATACCCAAAGCGCTGGAAAATGATGCATCTGAAAGACATTCGCAAAGGGATAGCTAACGACCTTACCGGCGGTACCGATATTAAAAATGACGTTGCATTAGGCACCGGCCAGATAAACGTACCCGAAGTTATTAAAGCTGCAAAAGCTGTGGGCATTAAGCATTATTTTATTGAGGACGAAAGCCCCGATCATGCTAAACAGATACCACAAACAATAAAGTATTTGAAAAGCCTTTAA
- a CDS encoding amidohydrolase family protein: MKRIFTLVTLSSILYTASAQDKPADSGVFLLHKFEQHIGKETYKVTNNKDSKTYEVDFKFVDRGSPVPLKATIKVNPVYEPLELVVKGQTSRFSKVDDAIKMQGGSAAIRVGDSTYTKSIGALTFPVTGYSPATVQMLLLKYWNNHKQPATINTLPFGALQIRKAGTDVLTFEGKPLSFIRYTISGLIWGDEQVWTDAAGNLICILTIDAEGDKTEMMSEPYESLLPELIKRAASYGMEAFAKAAPAQKGSTGVIAIKGGNIIDVLTGTSTPNSVMILKDGKIESIGKSTVPAGAQVIDATGKSIMPGLWDMHAHFEQTEWGPAYLAAGVTTVRDCGNELGFIDAIRDAIDGGKGIGPKILMAGIIDGKGPMSLGIIQADTKEEAIKAVDTYKERGFDQIKVYSSVKPAILKVICDKAHRLGLTVTGHIPNYMSVRTGVDSGMNMVNHIQYVYSIMKRNKDRSIDFNDSVNVKNIKFLLDHKVVIDPTLAVYDLSMRNIKDDITKMEPRFYDLPLPLQTQFKTTGEEPDQAAKLKPITNAFGQIVKKLYDAGVPIVAGTDMGFPGFSVHRELELYVNAGLTPAQALKTATIIPAQVMGLGSKTGSVTVGKNADLIIVDGDPLNSISNTRNVNVVIKGGKVYDPGTLHKLVGFRK, translated from the coding sequence ATGAAACGTATTTTCACCCTTGTTACATTATCATCAATTTTATATACCGCCAGTGCGCAGGATAAACCTGCCGACAGTGGCGTGTTTCTGCTGCACAAATTTGAGCAGCATATTGGTAAGGAAACCTATAAAGTAACCAATAACAAGGACTCAAAAACCTACGAGGTCGACTTTAAGTTTGTTGACCGTGGCAGCCCGGTTCCGCTAAAGGCTACCATAAAAGTAAACCCGGTATACGAGCCACTGGAACTAGTTGTAAAAGGCCAAACATCCAGGTTCTCCAAGGTGGACGATGCTATTAAGATGCAGGGAGGCTCGGCCGCTATACGAGTCGGCGATTCAACCTATACAAAAAGCATTGGCGCTTTAACCTTCCCCGTTACGGGTTACTCACCGGCGACCGTTCAAATGCTGCTGTTAAAATATTGGAACAATCATAAACAACCGGCTACCATCAACACGCTGCCGTTCGGCGCATTGCAGATCAGGAAGGCGGGTACGGATGTACTCACGTTTGAGGGCAAACCGTTGTCGTTCATTCGTTACACCATCAGCGGCCTAATATGGGGCGACGAGCAGGTATGGACCGATGCCGCGGGTAACCTCATCTGCATCCTCACCATTGATGCCGAAGGCGACAAGACAGAGATGATGAGCGAGCCTTATGAAAGTTTACTGCCCGAGCTGATAAAACGCGCAGCGAGCTACGGCATGGAGGCATTTGCTAAAGCTGCCCCGGCGCAAAAAGGCTCTACAGGTGTAATCGCTATAAAAGGGGGGAATATTATTGATGTATTGACTGGCACCAGCACGCCTAATTCGGTAATGATATTGAAGGATGGAAAAATAGAAAGCATAGGTAAATCAACCGTTCCGGCGGGCGCACAGGTGATAGATGCCACGGGGAAAAGCATAATGCCCGGTCTTTGGGATATGCACGCGCACTTTGAGCAAACGGAATGGGGGCCGGCCTACCTTGCGGCAGGCGTGACCACCGTACGCGACTGCGGTAATGAGCTGGGCTTCATAGATGCCATTCGCGACGCCATTGATGGTGGAAAAGGTATTGGTCCAAAAATATTGATGGCGGGGATTATAGACGGAAAAGGGCCAATGTCGCTCGGCATAATTCAGGCAGATACAAAAGAAGAAGCCATTAAAGCTGTTGATACTTATAAAGAAAGAGGCTTCGACCAGATTAAGGTTTACAGTTCTGTTAAGCCGGCAATATTAAAAGTGATTTGTGATAAGGCGCACAGACTTGGGCTAACCGTTACCGGCCATATTCCTAACTACATGTCGGTAAGGACGGGTGTTGATTCGGGTATGAACATGGTCAATCACATCCAGTATGTTTATTCGATAATGAAGCGGAACAAAGACCGTTCTATCGATTTCAACGACAGTGTAAATGTAAAGAACATCAAGTTCCTGCTTGATCATAAGGTGGTAATTGACCCTACGCTTGCTGTATATGATCTAAGCATGCGCAACATCAAGGATGATATCACCAAAATGGAACCCCGTTTTTACGACCTGCCGCTGCCGCTGCAAACACAGTTTAAAACAACCGGTGAAGAACCGGACCAGGCTGCAAAACTTAAGCCCATAACAAATGCATTTGGACAGATTGTAAAGAAACTATATGACGCCGGCGTGCCGATTGTGGCGGGTACTGATATGGGTTTCCCCGGCTTTAGTGTACACCGGGAGCTTGAGCTTTATGTAAACGCAGGGCTTACACCTGCACAAGCTTTAAAAACAGCAACTATCATTCCCGCGCAGGTGATGGGGCTTGGCAGCAAAACAGGTTCGGTAACCGTCGGGAAAAACGCCGACCTTATAATCGTCGACGGTGACCCGCTTAACAGCATCAGCAACACCCGCAATGTTAATGTAGTAATAAAAGGTGGCAAGGTTTACGATCCCGGTACCCTGCACAAATTGGTAGGGTTTAGAAAGTAG
- a CDS encoding ammonium transporter, with amino-acid sequence MKRYIPFFIILVILALTFAFPSVDHDTTTTANFNTGDIAWMLMSTALVLIMTPGLAFFYGGMVNKKNVISTMLQSIVCMVIITVMWGIFGFSLAFGDSIGGVIGNPSTFFMMKGMLGNASWKLAPTIPLLLFAMYQLKFAIITPALITGAFAERIRFNSYIIFLCLFSVFIFSPLAHATWHPEGILAKLGVLDFAGGTVVHMSAGWAALASALYLKRRNEANHSPARITYVMIGTGLLWFGWFGFNAGSAFGANHTAVIALATSTTASAAAGVTWIFFDILRKRKPSAMGTCIGAVVGLVAITPAAGYVSVPHSLAIGIISAVVSNLVVEWRTRTSIDDTLDVFPCHGVGGMVGMLLTGVFASQKVNPGITTGEGLFFGHTHLFLIQLVALVATSIFSFFGSMLLLKVTDMISPLRVPYEDELVGLDISQHGEKL; translated from the coding sequence ATGAAACGTTATATCCCTTTCTTCATTATCCTGGTCATCCTGGCGCTAACTTTTGCGTTTCCGTCGGTAGATCATGATACAACTACTACTGCAAACTTTAACACGGGCGATATTGCCTGGATGCTGATGTCTACCGCGCTGGTGCTGATCATGACACCCGGGCTGGCGTTCTTTTATGGCGGTATGGTGAATAAGAAGAACGTGATATCTACCATGCTGCAGAGCATTGTTTGTATGGTTATCATCACCGTAATGTGGGGCATATTTGGTTTTAGCCTGGCTTTTGGCGACAGCATTGGCGGGGTAATAGGCAACCCCTCTACCTTTTTTATGATGAAAGGCATGCTGGGTAACGCAAGCTGGAAACTGGCACCAACCATCCCGCTGCTGCTTTTTGCCATGTACCAGCTTAAGTTTGCTATAATTACCCCTGCACTTATCACCGGCGCGTTTGCCGAGCGTATTCGCTTTAATTCTTACATCATTTTCCTTTGCCTTTTTTCCGTGTTCATCTTCTCGCCGCTGGCCCATGCCACCTGGCACCCCGAGGGTATACTGGCTAAGCTGGGCGTGCTTGATTTTGCAGGTGGTACAGTAGTGCACATGTCTGCAGGTTGGGCGGCACTGGCATCGGCGCTTTATCTTAAGCGACGCAACGAGGCCAATCATTCGCCGGCACGTATCACCTATGTAATGATAGGTACTGGCTTGTTGTGGTTCGGTTGGTTCGGTTTTAATGCGGGTTCGGCATTTGGTGCAAACCATACGGCGGTAATTGCGCTGGCGACCAGCACAACCGCTTCTGCAGCCGCAGGCGTCACCTGGATATTTTTCGACATACTGCGCAAGCGAAAACCTTCTGCAATGGGCACCTGTATAGGCGCCGTAGTTGGTTTAGTGGCTATTACCCCGGCAGCGGGTTACGTAAGTGTACCGCACTCGCTGGCCATAGGCATTATATCGGCAGTGGTAAGTAACCTGGTGGTAGAGTGGCGCACCCGTACCAGTATTGATGATACGTTGGATGTGTTCCCCTGCCATGGGGTAGGTGGTATGGTGGGTATGCTGCTTACCGGTGTGTTCGCCAGTCAAAAAGTTAACCCCGGCATTACCACCGGCGAGGGCTTGTTCTTTGGCCATACGCATTTATTCCTTATACAATTGGTGGCACTGGTAGCCACATCCATATTCTCTTTCTTTGGGTCGATGCTGTTGTTAAAAGTTACCGATATGATTTCGCCGTTGCGTGTACCTTACGAGGATGAGCTGGTTGGCCTGGATATTAGCCAACACGGGGAGAAGCTATAG
- a CDS encoding NADH-quinone oxidoreductase subunit N yields MQDQLSDISNQLSGALVSLPYLMPEVYITVLFVVVLLTDLLFRKNSAWLCRIVAAAGVLLVLFKDAQQFSMIASGPQFIFSGMLLLNHMAIIFKMIVGVLAFILLLYFSWDNRLKIHRKGLSDLYSIVTGSLLGLHIMVMAVNMLAMYLSVEMVSIASYLLVAYKTENGISAEAGLKYVLFGAASSAVMLYGISLVYAFTGELNLFNPIVVQQLGHVNQLSVSFAVMLILLGIGFKMSFIPAHFWVPDVYEGAATPITAYLSTLPKIAAFGLLVNFITPLIFYGGWTGFDIRAAFSVIGIVTMIGGNFAAVMQNNVKRMLAYSSIGHTGFALMAITTFIGQGIQALSYYLLVYGIANIAALALANYFENAEGITDVREYKGLGFKYPLASVAFVVVLVSLTGIPVSAGFTAKLFVFSALYGTYQHTHDTWLAALMAVGALVTVVSLFYYIKIPLNLFIRRSELLVSENKWSIKLVVLSTILAAVLLIFGIFPNLLIKYM; encoded by the coding sequence ATGCAGGACCAACTATCCGACATATCTAACCAGTTAAGCGGCGCCCTTGTTAGCTTACCCTACTTAATGCCCGAGGTGTACATCACGGTGTTGTTTGTTGTGGTACTGCTTACCGATCTTCTGTTCAGGAAGAACTCCGCCTGGTTGTGCCGGATAGTTGCCGCTGCCGGGGTGCTGCTGGTGCTGTTTAAGGACGCGCAGCAGTTTAGCATGATAGCCTCCGGTCCGCAGTTCATCTTCAGCGGTATGCTGCTGCTTAATCACATGGCCATCATCTTTAAAATGATAGTAGGGGTGCTGGCGTTTATACTGCTGCTGTACTTTAGCTGGGATAACCGCCTTAAGATACACCGTAAAGGCCTGTCGGACCTGTACAGCATTGTTACCGGCTCTTTGCTGGGGCTGCACATCATGGTAATGGCTGTAAACATGCTGGCTATGTACCTGTCGGTAGAAATGGTTTCTATAGCATCGTACCTGTTGGTAGCGTATAAAACCGAAAACGGCATCAGTGCCGAAGCGGGTTTGAAGTATGTATTGTTCGGCGCTGCATCGTCTGCAGTAATGTTATACGGCATTTCATTGGTTTACGCCTTTACGGGCGAACTGAACCTGTTTAACCCAATTGTGGTGCAGCAACTGGGCCATGTAAACCAGCTAAGCGTATCGTTTGCGGTGATGCTTATTTTGCTGGGCATCGGCTTTAAAATGTCGTTTATTCCGGCCCATTTTTGGGTGCCCGATGTTTACGAGGGCGCTGCTACACCTATTACGGCTTACCTGTCTACCCTGCCTAAAATTGCGGCATTTGGCTTATTGGTAAACTTTATTACCCCGCTGATATTTTACGGCGGCTGGACAGGGTTTGATATCCGTGCTGCTTTTTCGGTCATTGGCATTGTAACCATGATAGGGGGTAACTTTGCTGCCGTGATGCAGAACAACGTAAAACGCATGCTGGCTTATTCCAGCATAGGGCATACCGGTTTCGCACTAATGGCGATAACCACATTCATAGGGCAAGGCATACAGGCGCTAAGCTACTACCTGCTGGTATACGGTATTGCCAATATCGCCGCGCTGGCACTTGCTAACTATTTTGAGAACGCAGAAGGGATAACCGATGTGCGCGAGTATAAGGGGCTTGGCTTTAAATACCCATTGGCATCAGTAGCTTTTGTGGTAGTGCTGGTTTCGCTTACCGGCATACCGGTGAGCGCTGGTTTCACAGCCAAGTTATTTGTTTTTTCGGCGCTTTATGGTACCTATCAGCACACGCATGATACCTGGCTGGCCGCACTAATGGCTGTTGGGGCGCTGGTGACGGTGGTTTCGCTGTTCTATTACATCAAAATTCCGCTTAATCTTTTTATTCGCCGGTCGGAATTGCTGGTTAGCGAAAATAAGTGGTCTATAAAGCTGGTGGTATTATCTACAATACTGGCTGCAGTGCTGCTTATTTTTGGGATTTTCCCAAATTTGTTGATAAAGTACATGTAG
- a CDS encoding DUF4139 domain-containing protein, whose amino-acid sequence MKKFLFIACLLICSATARAEEGQKIASKIENVTVFLNGAQVTRTSLVNIVPGNYALVFENLSPNINVPSIQVRAAGDFTILSVKHERNFLGESAKTKQTEELQTMQKSLKDKIALQTALLNINQEEANMLAKNQVGNGQTGGLDVVKLRAALDFQTLRLTEIKKKELVINNELEKLNEQLQKYDSQLDALQRSQLPSTSNIVVNISSKIALQANFTLSYAVGNAFWYPTYDIRAKNVNSPITIAYKANVSQRCGEDWKNVKLTLSTGDPSVSGVKPELNPYYLNLYTPRPLAGKSFSSQSLNEVVVVNEFRSTNPVAVNPTENQTNIEFKIQNPFSIPNDGKPYTVEIDQVTIPATYQYYVAPKLNTDVFLNARIIDWTKFNFLSGEASIFFEGTFVGKSVLDTHTASDTLQLSLGIDKSILVKRTLQKDLNEKQGLLGSSKKETRDWLISVKNRKTQPVNILVQDQVPVSQNTAIEVDAQETSGAEMDKVTGKLSWNLTLAPQEAKQLRVKYQVKYPKNQVVIVQ is encoded by the coding sequence ATGAAGAAATTCTTATTTATTGCCTGCCTGTTGATATGCTCTGCTACTGCCCGTGCAGAAGAAGGACAGAAGATTGCCTCGAAAATAGAGAACGTAACAGTGTTCCTTAATGGCGCGCAAGTTACAAGAACATCTTTAGTGAATATTGTACCTGGGAACTATGCACTTGTTTTCGAGAATTTATCCCCCAATATAAATGTACCAAGCATTCAGGTACGTGCTGCCGGAGATTTTACCATTCTGTCCGTCAAGCATGAGCGTAATTTTTTAGGTGAGTCTGCTAAAACCAAACAGACCGAAGAGTTGCAGACAATGCAAAAAAGTTTAAAAGATAAAATAGCACTGCAAACTGCATTGCTAAATATTAATCAGGAAGAAGCCAACATGCTTGCCAAAAATCAGGTGGGAAACGGTCAAACCGGTGGGCTGGACGTAGTAAAATTAAGAGCAGCTCTTGATTTTCAAACCTTGCGTCTAACTGAAATAAAGAAAAAGGAACTTGTAATAAACAACGAACTTGAAAAGCTGAACGAACAGCTACAGAAGTATGACAGTCAGCTTGATGCCCTACAACGAAGCCAGTTACCCTCTACCAGTAATATCGTCGTAAATATATCTTCCAAAATAGCCTTACAAGCCAACTTCACTTTGAGCTACGCTGTAGGCAACGCATTTTGGTACCCAACTTACGACATCCGGGCCAAAAATGTGAACAGCCCAATAACAATAGCCTATAAAGCAAATGTGTCTCAACGTTGTGGCGAAGATTGGAAGAATGTAAAACTGACATTGTCTACCGGAGACCCTTCTGTAAGTGGCGTAAAGCCAGAATTGAATCCTTATTACCTGAACTTATATACGCCGCGCCCTTTAGCAGGTAAAAGTTTTTCAAGCCAGTCTCTAAACGAAGTGGTTGTAGTAAACGAATTCAGGAGCACAAACCCGGTTGCTGTTAACCCTACAGAAAACCAGACCAACATAGAATTTAAAATTCAAAATCCTTTCTCTATCCCAAACGACGGCAAGCCGTATACCGTGGAGATAGACCAAGTGACCATACCGGCTACCTATCAGTACTATGTGGCACCTAAGTTAAACACAGATGTATTTCTTAACGCCAGAATAATTGACTGGACTAAGTTTAACTTCCTTTCGGGAGAAGCCAGCATATTCTTCGAGGGAACTTTCGTAGGAAAATCTGTATTAGATACACATACCGCTAGTGACACGTTGCAACTGTCGTTAGGCATAGATAAGAGTATCCTGGTAAAACGCACTTTGCAAAAAGACTTAAACGAAAAACAAGGCCTGTTGGGTTCCAGCAAAAAAGAAACACGCGACTGGCTGATATCAGTAAAGAACCGTAAAACGCAGCCTGTAAACATCCTGGTACAAGATCAGGTACCGGTGTCACAGAATACCGCTATTGAGGTAGATGCGCAGGAAACCAGCGGTGCGGAAATGGATAAAGTTACCGGCAAGCTGTCGTGGAACTTAACGCTGGCACCGCAGGAAGCCAAACAACTGCGTGTTAAGTACCAGGTAAAATACCCCAAAAATCAAGTAGTAATTGTACAATAA
- a CDS encoding complex I subunit 4 family protein — protein sequence MNILTLLIFTPALFGLIILLLPSSLRVAYKYITLAATLVQLGISIWMYFNFQTGAGFAGINHEEQFQFVQKLPWIHLDLGALGRMQIDYFVGIDGISITLMVMTCLVMVVAAIASWEIKGNLKGFFALFLLLDMAVVGVFCALDFFLFYTFYELMLLPLYFLIGMWGGARREYAAIKFFLYTLFGSVFMLLVMVGLYLSVKDRSTGDHTFNMITMMDPANYVRSSIFSTVTHQTIFGLPARMVGFVVLFVAFAIKVPVVPLHTWLPDAHVEAPTPVSIILAGVLLKIGGYGIIRICMGIFPDAAHQSAFWLGLLGVISILYGAFNALAQQDLKRLIAYSSVSHMGFVLLGIASNTAEGISGAIMQMVSHGFLSTMLFFLVGVIYNRVHDRYIYHFRGLGNLMPRYTVYVMIAFFASLGLPGFSAFVAEAFSLAGAFKSQSVNGLLPYWMAICGSVGILLSAGYFLWTLQRMFFGKLSLKGGEIWRIALTDLNFRETATLLPLALIALGLGVMPSVVFDKINDSVLALVNYMGK from the coding sequence ATGAACATATTAACCCTGCTCATATTTACCCCTGCGTTGTTCGGCCTTATTATATTGCTGCTGCCTTCGTCGTTACGGGTTGCCTACAAGTATATTACGCTGGCTGCTACGCTGGTGCAGTTAGGCATCAGCATCTGGATGTATTTTAACTTCCAAACGGGTGCGGGTTTCGCGGGGATTAATCATGAAGAGCAGTTCCAGTTCGTACAGAAGCTGCCCTGGATACACCTTGACCTTGGCGCGCTCGGCCGCATGCAGATAGATTATTTTGTAGGGATAGACGGTATCTCCATCACCCTGATGGTTATGACGTGTTTGGTAATGGTGGTTGCCGCTATTGCCTCCTGGGAAATAAAAGGCAATCTTAAGGGCTTCTTCGCGCTGTTCCTGCTGCTGGATATGGCGGTGGTGGGTGTGTTCTGCGCGCTGGATTTCTTCCTTTTCTATACTTTTTATGAATTGATGCTGCTGCCACTTTATTTCCTGATAGGGATGTGGGGCGGTGCACGGCGTGAATATGCGGCTATTAAGTTCTTCCTGTATACGCTCTTTGGTTCGGTGTTTATGCTGCTGGTGATGGTAGGGCTGTACTTGTCTGTAAAGGACCGCAGCACCGGCGATCACACATTTAATATGATTACGATGATGGACCCGGCCAATTACGTCCGGAGTTCTATATTCTCCACCGTTACGCATCAAACCATATTTGGCCTGCCTGCGCGTATGGTGGGCTTTGTGGTGCTGTTTGTGGCCTTTGCCATTAAAGTACCCGTTGTTCCTTTACATACCTGGCTGCCCGATGCGCACGTAGAAGCGCCAACCCCTGTATCCATTATACTTGCCGGTGTGCTGTTAAAGATCGGTGGCTATGGTATCATCCGTATCTGTATGGGTATCTTCCCTGATGCCGCGCACCAGTCGGCTTTCTGGCTGGGGTTGCTGGGTGTTATCTCCATCTTATATGGCGCTTTTAACGCGCTGGCACAGCAGGACCTGAAACGGCTTATCGCTTATTCCTCCGTATCACATATGGGCTTTGTGTTGCTGGGTATAGCCTCTAATACTGCCGAAGGGATTAGCGGCGCCATTATGCAGATGGTGAGCCATGGCTTTTTGTCTACTATGCTGTTCTTTTTAGTTGGTGTGATTTATAACCGCGTGCACGACCGGTACATATACCATTTCCGTGGATTGGGTAACCTGATGCCACGCTATACGGTTTACGTGATGATCGCGTTCTTCGCGTCACTGGGCTTACCGGGCTTTTCGGCTTTCGTGGCCGAGGCTTTCTCGCTGGCGGGTGCTTTTAAATCCCAATCGGTTAACGGCTTGCTGCCTTACTGGATGGCTATATGTGGATCGGTAGGTATATTGTTGAGCGCGGGTTATTTCCTGTGGACGCTGCAGCGCATGTTCTTTGGTAAACTTTCCCTAAAAGGAGGGGAGATATGGCGCATTGCGCTTACCGATCTCAACTTTAGGGAAACCGCTACGCTGCTGCCGCTGGCGCTCATCGCGCTGGGCTTGGGTGTAATGCCTTCGGTGGTATTTGATAAGATAAACGACTCGGTACTGGCGCTGGTTAATTATATGGGTAAATAA